Proteins encoded within one genomic window of Jiangella mangrovi:
- a CDS encoding MerR family transcriptional regulator gives MRIGELSRRTGVNAHQLRYYESQGLLPAERGANGYREYDESAVLRVRQIRHLLGAGLSSEDIAYLLPCAVGEAPELLGCPELLTAMRARLRRLDDQLDRLARSRGALAGYIDAAERQGGESYPPFEAVPA, from the coding sequence ATGCGGATCGGTGAACTGAGTCGTCGCACGGGCGTCAACGCCCATCAGCTGCGCTACTACGAGTCCCAGGGCCTGTTGCCGGCCGAGCGTGGCGCGAACGGCTACCGCGAGTACGACGAGAGTGCCGTGCTGCGGGTGCGGCAGATCCGGCACCTGCTGGGTGCCGGACTGTCCTCCGAGGACATCGCCTACCTGCTGCCCTGTGCGGTCGGCGAAGCCCCGGAGCTGCTGGGCTGTCCCGAGCTGCTGACGGCGATGCGGGCCCGGTTGCGGCGCCTGGACGACCAGCTCGACCGACTGGCCCGCTCGCGCGGCGCGCTGGCCGGCTACATCGACGCGGCCGAACGCCAGGGCGGCGAGAGCTACCCGCCGTTCGAAGCCGTACCGGCCTGA
- a CDS encoding CehA/McbA family metallohydrolase, producing MCDADHEHGDDEGLTRRDVLAGAAGGLILAATPGSSAAAATTRTTEGGTGAGRVSRITRGRTLVHADLHNHTLLSDGAGDPALAYESMRMAGLDVAALTDHATLSDGVLSILDALLPDGVNQITGLSRRGWRQTRDLADAANDPGVFTAIRGFEWTNPLLGHINVWFTDAYTDVLDATLMGGFYRWLTREDGLFGLGDGGADGLAGFNHPGREPGRFNDFRYEAKAHDQLVSLEMFNRFDDYLFEGWADGVSSPLVTCLNAGWRPGLSGVTDEHGTDWGYPEGKGRTGMWVTENTREAVRRAMTERRFFATRVSGLRLDATADNVPMGGSIRRRAGDIRFAVDLDRGAEWDGRRLDLQVLRPGDGVPVVADVIEAAAGRVTRFSVPLDADDGDWVVLRVSDPTQPNAAPGPDGHPCNDFGIAYTSPWWLDPV from the coding sequence ATGTGCGACGCGGACCACGAGCACGGTGACGACGAGGGCCTGACCCGCCGCGACGTGCTCGCCGGAGCGGCCGGCGGCCTCATCCTCGCCGCCACGCCCGGCAGCAGCGCCGCCGCGGCGACCACCCGCACCACGGAGGGCGGCACCGGCGCCGGCCGCGTCTCCCGCATCACCAGGGGCCGCACCCTCGTCCACGCCGACCTGCACAACCACACGCTGCTCTCCGACGGTGCCGGCGACCCCGCGCTCGCCTACGAGTCCATGCGCATGGCCGGCCTCGACGTCGCCGCGCTGACCGACCACGCGACGCTGTCCGACGGCGTCCTCAGCATCCTCGACGCGCTGCTGCCCGACGGCGTCAACCAGATCACCGGGCTGAGCCGGCGCGGCTGGCGGCAGACCCGCGACCTGGCTGACGCAGCGAACGACCCCGGTGTGTTCACGGCGATCCGCGGCTTCGAGTGGACGAACCCGCTGCTCGGTCACATCAACGTCTGGTTCACCGACGCCTACACCGACGTGCTCGATGCGACGCTCATGGGCGGCTTCTACCGCTGGCTCACCCGCGAGGACGGCCTCTTCGGCCTCGGCGACGGCGGCGCCGACGGCCTGGCCGGGTTCAACCACCCGGGCCGCGAACCGGGCCGGTTCAACGACTTCAGGTACGAGGCCAAGGCGCACGACCAGCTGGTCAGCCTCGAGATGTTCAACCGCTTCGACGACTACCTCTTCGAGGGGTGGGCCGACGGCGTCAGCTCACCGTTGGTCACGTGCCTGAACGCCGGCTGGCGGCCGGGGCTGTCCGGCGTCACCGACGAGCACGGCACCGACTGGGGCTACCCCGAGGGCAAGGGCCGCACCGGCATGTGGGTCACCGAGAACACCCGCGAGGCGGTCCGCCGGGCCATGACCGAGCGCCGGTTCTTCGCCACCCGGGTCTCCGGCCTGCGCCTCGACGCCACGGCCGACAACGTGCCCATGGGCGGCTCGATCCGGCGCCGCGCCGGCGACATCCGCTTCGCCGTCGACCTCGACCGGGGTGCCGAGTGGGACGGCCGGCGGCTGGACCTGCAGGTGCTGCGGCCCGGCGACGGCGTCCCCGTGGTCGCCGACGTCATCGAGGCCGCGGCCGGCCGGGTCACCCGGTTCTCGGTCCCCTTGGACGCCGACGACGGCGACTGGGTGGTGCTGCGGGTGTCCGACCCCACGCAGCCCAACGCCGCGCCCGGCCCCGACGGCCACCCCTGCAACGACTTCGGGATCGCGTACACCAGCCCCTGGTGGCTCGACCCGGTCTGA
- a CDS encoding IS5 family transposase (programmed frameshift), whose amino-acid sequence MLDRHDLTDVEWAGLEPLLPDRSPRRGGRWVDHRMVINGVLWRTRTGAPWRDLPPDYGTWQTVYARHRRWSADGTWERIVAGLQAGSDTDDAGRWVVAMDSTVVRAHQHAAGARHEPPKDVPAERLGVALGDQPPDGGAASNDKKPPLREGLGRSRGGLTTKLHLIADRRCRPLARVTTAGNRNDSLAFEPLITRLSIRRRGGGRARTRPSQLLADKAYSTGPIRAWLRKHHITAVIPTPSSQQRGRRNRGRNGGRPPNFDPAAYRDRNTVERTINKLRGYRAVAMRTDKRDFVYRGTIDVASIRIWLRDHQRQDPPDTP is encoded by the exons GTGCTTGATCGACATGACCTGACCGATGTGGAGTGGGCTGGTCTGGAGCCGTTGTTGCCGGATCGGAGTCCGCGCCGGGGCGGTCGTTGGGTGGATCACCGCATGGTGATCAACGGGGTGCTGTGGCGGACCCGGACCGGCGCCCCGTGGCGCGATCTGCCGCCGGACTACGGGACGTGGCAGACCGTGTATGCGCGGCATCGCCGCTGGTCAGCCGATGGTACGTGGGAACGGATCGTCGCTGGGTTGCAGGCCGGGAGCGACACCGACGACGCCGGGCGGTGGGTGGTGGCGATGGACTCGACGGTGGTCCGCGCCCACCAGCATGCCGCGGGCGCGCGGCATGAACCGCCCAAGGATGTGCCTGCCGAGCGGCTGGGGGTCGCCCTGGGCGACCAGCCG CCGGACGGGGGGGCGGCATCGAATGACAAGAAGCCGCCGCTGCGGGAAGGGTTGGGTCGTTCTCGCGGCGGATTGACCACGAAGCTTCACCTGATCGCTGATCGCCGCTGCCGTCCGTTGGCGCGGGTGACCACCGCCGGGAACCGCAACGATTCGCTGGCCTTCGAACCGCTCATCACCCGATTGTCGATCCGCCGCCGCGGCGGCGGGCGGGCACGCACCCGGCCCAGCCAGCTGCTGGCCGACAAGGCCTACTCCACCGGGCCCATCCGCGCGTGGCTGCGCAAACACCACATCACCGCGGTCATCCCGACCCCCAGCAGCCAGCAGCGTGGACGCCGCAACCGCGGCCGCAACGGCGGCCGGCCCCCGAACTTCGACCCCGCCGCCTACCGCGACCGCAACACCGTCGAGCGCACGATCAACAAGCTGCGCGGCTACCGCGCCGTGGCCATGCGCACCGACAAACGCGACTTCGTCTACCGCGGAACCATCGACGTCGCCAGCATCAGAATCTGGCTCCGCGACCACCAACGACAAGATCCGCCAGACACGCCCTAG
- a CDS encoding CPBP family intramembrane glutamic endopeptidase, translating to MTQDLPAAGVETTSRRRLTAEIWIVLGLSLGQSAVYAVVSLIARLTRPERLSEQTATLNASRSVREYLDLTYQVLSFAFALVPVVLALYLLSGPGRSAVKRIGFDLAQPRRDLLFGVGLSIVIGLPGLGIYFLGHALDMNVSIQASTLNAYWWTVPVLVLSAVQNAVVEEVIVVGFLMTRLKQLGWELPAIIATSAVLRGSYHLYQGYGMAIGNMLMGVVFAYFYHRTKRVMPLVIAHSILDIVSFVGYDLFADELGLP from the coding sequence GTGACCCAGGACCTGCCCGCCGCCGGTGTCGAGACGACGTCGCGGCGGAGGTTGACCGCCGAGATCTGGATCGTCCTCGGGCTGTCGCTCGGCCAGTCCGCCGTCTACGCCGTCGTCAGCCTGATCGCGCGGCTGACCCGGCCCGAGCGGCTGAGCGAGCAGACGGCGACGCTGAACGCGTCGCGGAGTGTGCGCGAGTATCTCGACCTCACCTATCAGGTGCTGTCGTTCGCGTTCGCGCTGGTGCCGGTGGTGCTGGCGCTGTACCTGCTGTCGGGGCCGGGCCGGTCGGCGGTGAAGCGCATCGGGTTCGACCTCGCGCAGCCGCGGCGCGACCTGCTGTTCGGTGTGGGTCTGTCGATCGTCATCGGGCTGCCAGGGCTGGGCATCTACTTCCTCGGCCACGCGCTGGACATGAACGTCTCGATCCAGGCGAGCACCCTGAACGCCTACTGGTGGACGGTGCCCGTGCTGGTGCTGTCGGCGGTGCAGAACGCGGTGGTCGAGGAGGTCATCGTCGTCGGGTTCCTGATGACGCGGCTGAAGCAGCTCGGCTGGGAGCTGCCGGCGATCATCGCGACCAGCGCGGTGCTGCGCGGCTCGTACCACCTGTACCAGGGCTACGGCATGGCCATCGGCAACATGCTCATGGGCGTGGTGTTCGCCTACTTCTACCACCGCACGAAACGGGTGATGCCGCTGGTCATCGCGCACTCGATCCTCGACATCGTCTCGTTCGTCGGCTACGACCTGTTCGCCGACGAGCTCGGCCTGCCGTGA
- a CDS encoding thiolase family protein, with amino-acid sequence MNAPVVVAARRTPIGTAGRALREVTVEKLAAPVLAAVVDDVWPLTAMRGVDDVVLGNCLGPGGNIARVAALAAGLDVTVPGVTVDRQCGSGLAAILQAGQSIRAGDARLVLAGGAESASTAPQRSHRVAPDGGSTGPYARAPFTPPEFGDPDMGVAAEDLARARGVTRGRQDDYAAASHAKALLARDAGRFDDELVPVGGLDRDDRPRRLDPAVLARMPAAFVPRGTVTAGNSCANSDGAAVVAMVGEDLRAGRPGLKLVAGAVVGCDPRLPGWGPVPAARRVLAAAGVRLTDVAAVEIVEAFAGQVLAVTDALGLDPLGKHAELVCADGGALALGHPWGASGAVVVVRLFGRLVRGGAPAGTLGLATAAIGGGMGVAGLFEVVR; translated from the coding sequence ATGAACGCACCCGTCGTCGTCGCGGCGCGGCGCACGCCCATCGGGACCGCCGGGCGGGCGCTGCGCGAGGTCACCGTCGAGAAGCTGGCCGCGCCGGTGCTGGCGGCGGTCGTCGACGACGTCTGGCCGCTCACCGCCATGCGTGGCGTCGACGACGTCGTCCTCGGCAACTGCCTGGGCCCGGGCGGCAACATCGCCCGGGTCGCGGCGCTGGCCGCCGGGCTCGATGTCACCGTGCCCGGCGTCACCGTCGACCGGCAGTGCGGCAGCGGGCTGGCGGCGATCCTGCAGGCCGGGCAGTCGATCCGGGCCGGCGACGCGCGGCTCGTGCTGGCCGGCGGGGCCGAGAGCGCGTCGACGGCGCCGCAGCGCTCGCACCGGGTGGCGCCCGACGGCGGCAGCACCGGCCCGTACGCCCGCGCCCCGTTCACCCCGCCCGAGTTCGGCGACCCGGACATGGGCGTCGCCGCCGAGGACCTGGCCCGCGCCCGCGGCGTCACCCGCGGCCGGCAGGACGACTACGCCGCCGCCAGCCACGCGAAGGCGCTGCTCGCGCGCGACGCCGGCCGGTTCGACGACGAGCTCGTGCCGGTCGGCGGGCTGGACCGCGACGACCGGCCGCGGCGGCTCGACCCCGCCGTGCTCGCCCGGATGCCCGCGGCGTTCGTGCCGCGCGGGACGGTCACCGCGGGCAACTCGTGCGCGAACAGCGACGGTGCCGCCGTCGTGGCCATGGTCGGCGAGGACCTGCGGGCCGGCCGGCCGGGGCTGAAGCTGGTGGCCGGCGCCGTCGTCGGCTGCGATCCGCGGCTGCCCGGGTGGGGTCCGGTCCCGGCGGCGCGGCGCGTGCTGGCGGCGGCGGGCGTGCGGCTGACCGACGTGGCCGCCGTCGAGATCGTCGAGGCGTTCGCCGGCCAGGTGCTCGCCGTCACCGACGCGCTCGGGCTGGACCCGCTCGGCAAGCACGCGGAGCTGGTGTGCGCCGACGGGGGAGCGCTGGCGCTCGGCCACCCGTGGGGTGCGTCGGGCGCCGTCGTCGTCGTGCGGCTGTTCGGCCGGCTGGTCCGCGGCGGCGCTCCGGCCGGGACGCTCGGCCTGGCGACCGCGGCGATCGGCGGCGGCATGGGCGTGGCCGGGCTCTTCGAGGTGGTGCGGTGA
- a CDS encoding NAD(P)-dependent oxidoreductase, with the protein MTTTDTPVSVLGLGLMGQALAAAFLRAGHPTTVWNRTAAKAGDLVADGARLAPSAGAAIAAGPLTIVCVTDYPAVRELLGASDVELSGRTVINLTSGDSAQARETAHWAEKRGARYLDGAIMAVPPAIGTADALILHSGPRADFEAHEATLAALGTVTHLGEDHGLASLYDVAGLAMMWSVLNAWLQGTAMLRTAGVDAVTYAPFARQLAMGVADWLPGYAEQVDAGSFPAEVSALETDARAMTHLIEEAEALGVNAELPRLFKVMADRAIAAGHGGEQYPVLIEEFSRPGKE; encoded by the coding sequence ATGACAACAACCGACACGCCCGTGAGCGTCCTCGGGCTCGGCCTCATGGGCCAGGCTCTCGCCGCCGCGTTCCTGCGGGCCGGCCACCCCACCACCGTCTGGAACCGGACCGCCGCCAAGGCCGGCGACCTGGTGGCCGACGGCGCCCGCTTGGCACCGTCCGCCGGCGCCGCGATCGCGGCCGGCCCACTGACGATCGTCTGCGTCACCGACTACCCGGCCGTGCGCGAGCTGCTCGGCGCGAGCGACGTCGAGCTGAGCGGCCGGACGGTGATCAACCTGACCTCGGGCGACTCGGCGCAGGCCCGCGAGACCGCGCACTGGGCCGAGAAGCGCGGCGCCCGCTACCTCGACGGCGCGATCATGGCGGTCCCGCCGGCCATCGGGACGGCCGACGCGCTGATCCTGCACAGCGGGCCGCGGGCAGACTTCGAGGCGCACGAGGCGACGCTTGCCGCGCTCGGCACCGTCACCCACCTCGGCGAGGACCACGGGCTGGCGTCGCTGTACGACGTCGCCGGCCTCGCGATGATGTGGAGCGTCCTGAACGCCTGGCTCCAGGGCACCGCCATGCTCAGGACCGCCGGGGTCGACGCCGTCACCTATGCGCCGTTCGCCCGGCAGCTGGCCATGGGCGTCGCCGACTGGCTGCCCGGATACGCCGAGCAGGTCGACGCCGGCTCCTTCCCGGCCGAGGTGTCGGCGCTCGAGACCGACGCCCGGGCGATGACCCACCTGATCGAGGAGGCCGAGGCGCTGGGGGTCAACGCTGAGCTGCCGCGGTTGTTCAAGGTCATGGCCGACCGCGCGATCGCCGCCGGCCACGGCGGCGAGCAGTACCCCGTCCTGATCGAGGAGTTCAGCAGGCCCGGCAAGGAATGA
- a CDS encoding DUF3052 family protein — protein MTTGYSGTPLVRKLGVKAGHRVLLDGAPGGFELEGLPDGVSVDHRAGPGTYDVVLAFTRDRATLDRDLPGHHDRIERDGAVWVAWPKRASKVPTDLTEDCVREVALPRGLVDVKVAAIDAVWSGLKLVIRKQNR, from the coding sequence GTGACAACGGGGTACTCCGGCACGCCGTTGGTGCGCAAGCTCGGCGTCAAGGCGGGGCACCGGGTGCTGCTCGACGGGGCTCCTGGCGGCTTCGAGCTCGAGGGCCTGCCCGACGGCGTGAGCGTCGACCACCGCGCGGGGCCGGGCACGTACGACGTCGTGCTCGCGTTCACCCGCGACCGCGCGACGCTCGATCGCGACCTGCCGGGCCACCACGACCGCATCGAGCGCGACGGCGCCGTCTGGGTCGCCTGGCCGAAGCGGGCCAGTAAGGTGCCGACCGACCTGACGGAGGACTGCGTCCGCGAGGTGGCGCTCCCGCGCGGCCTCGTCGACGTGAAGGTGGCGGCGATCGACGCCGTGTGGTCGGGGCTGAAGCTGGTGATCCGCAAGCAGAACCGCTGA
- a CDS encoding AMP-binding protein, with protein MPVFREVMAHAADHPHRVAVRCGDAVRTYAQLAAGAEAARPDVKPGALVPLTGDDPLDLLTGLLAADGAGAVPLVCDPAWRPEHRRAMLGALPATVDAAAAHDLAWAGFTSGSTGRPRVVVRSRSSWTGSFAATDRLTWISADDTVLVPGSLSWSLTAFGAAHALAAGATVLLTGDWSVPALRAAAPSADVAHLVPHRLATVLEAAGGRGRLRTAMVGGAALGTALRDRAAASGVGVVAYYGATELSFVAVDPDGTGLRPFDGVEIELRAGEVWVRSPWLAHGYLGDGGPLRRDDDGWATVGDLASTDGEGPLVLRGRGDGAVLTGGATVVPEDVEAVLTTVPGVDGVVVIGLPHAGLGEVVAAVVQGSEVTRATLEAVARHRLAPAQRPRRWLAVDELPRTSAGKPARALIATGVVDGALPTRPLP; from the coding sequence ATGCCTGTCTTCCGCGAGGTCATGGCACATGCGGCCGATCACCCGCACCGCGTCGCCGTCCGGTGCGGCGACGCGGTGCGCACGTACGCGCAGCTGGCGGCGGGCGCCGAGGCGGCGCGCCCGGACGTCAAGCCCGGCGCGCTGGTCCCGCTGACCGGCGACGATCCGCTCGACCTGCTCACGGGACTACTGGCCGCCGACGGTGCTGGCGCGGTGCCGCTGGTCTGCGACCCGGCGTGGCGACCCGAGCATCGGAGGGCGATGCTCGGTGCGCTGCCGGCGACGGTGGACGCCGCGGCCGCGCACGACCTGGCCTGGGCCGGCTTCACGTCCGGCAGCACGGGCCGGCCGCGCGTCGTCGTGCGGTCGCGGTCGTCGTGGACGGGTTCGTTCGCCGCGACCGACCGGCTCACGTGGATCAGCGCGGACGACACCGTCCTGGTGCCGGGGTCGCTGTCGTGGTCGCTGACGGCGTTCGGGGCGGCGCACGCGCTGGCCGCCGGCGCGACGGTGCTGCTGACGGGCGACTGGTCGGTCCCGGCGCTGCGGGCGGCGGCGCCGTCGGCCGACGTCGCGCATCTGGTGCCGCACCGGCTGGCGACGGTGCTCGAGGCGGCGGGCGGCCGCGGACGGTTGCGGACGGCGATGGTCGGTGGTGCCGCGCTGGGGACGGCACTGCGCGACCGGGCCGCCGCTTCGGGGGTCGGCGTGGTCGCCTACTACGGCGCGACGGAGCTGTCCTTCGTCGCCGTCGATCCCGACGGGACCGGGCTGCGGCCGTTCGACGGGGTCGAGATCGAGCTGCGGGCGGGCGAGGTGTGGGTGCGCTCGCCCTGGCTCGCCCACGGGTACCTGGGCGACGGCGGCCCCTTGCGCCGCGACGACGACGGCTGGGCCACGGTGGGCGACCTCGCGTCCACCGACGGCGAGGGCCCGCTCGTCCTGCGCGGCCGCGGCGACGGCGCCGTCCTGACCGGAGGCGCCACCGTCGTGCCCGAGGACGTCGAGGCCGTGCTGACCACGGTGCCGGGGGTCGACGGTGTCGTCGTCATCGGGCTGCCGCACGCGGGCCTGGGCGAGGTCGTCGCCGCCGTCGTGCAGGGTTCCGAGGTCACCCGCGCCACGCTGGAGGCCGTCGCCCGCCACCGGCTGGCTCCGGCGCAGCGGCCGCGACGCTGGCTCGCCGTCGACGAGCTGCCCCGGACGTCCGCCGGCAAGCCGGCCCGCGCGCTGATCGCCACGGGCGTCGTGGACGGCGCGCTCCCGACCCGGCCGCTGCCATGA
- a CDS encoding ATP-binding protein has product MSFHFLGPDPVEAQLQRVLNGLAAGRAPRDIELLNVDVKEEPGRRDSTGVVLPGATENEAAARYLVGELACVANTPGAGAIILGVADDGRRIGTALNEEWLRHRIFQISERRLTVDIRVGDLDGTRILVLLPPEAVEPIRSNGRIHWRVADHCVEVDAATWMAGRLHRGGLDWSAQPSGFRLEDVHASAVEIARRFLGQAGSDPAAADLGGATDNDLLRRLNVVDGDGRLTNAGALLFVTTGAPALDYMRRDHPGGDSTIRVRRDGSLLSQLAEVETAAAAANAVVQISEGLVRGQVRRLPQSAVREAIVNGVIHRDWSTDAPVVIEHVGDTLTVTSPGGFIAGITPQNIITHPSAPRYRALAEAAASLRLAEREGIGVDRMVAAMLALGHERPDISELPGPYVRTVLLGGPPDASWIELLADITPKTLTRDVDLLLMLDHLCRHGWIDAARAAPVIQRGEAEARAAIGRLSEAVFLEGIVTEVAGVPTGEPTAWRLSDHVLVWMDYRLGYRHGEARQRMILEWARARGRVSSTEVSDLAGVAQNSAGKLLTELERQGLLEPSRANRSGRGFFYRPVST; this is encoded by the coding sequence GTGTCGTTCCACTTTCTGGGTCCGGACCCCGTCGAAGCACAATTGCAGCGGGTGCTCAACGGACTCGCGGCCGGAAGGGCACCTCGCGACATCGAGCTGCTCAACGTCGATGTGAAGGAGGAGCCGGGCCGTCGTGACTCCACCGGCGTTGTTCTTCCAGGTGCGACGGAGAACGAGGCGGCCGCGCGGTACCTCGTCGGCGAACTGGCGTGTGTCGCGAACACCCCTGGCGCCGGCGCCATCATCCTGGGCGTCGCCGACGATGGCCGGCGCATCGGCACGGCGCTGAACGAGGAGTGGCTGCGGCACCGCATCTTCCAGATCAGCGAGCGGCGCCTGACCGTCGACATCCGGGTCGGAGATCTCGATGGAACTCGCATCCTCGTGCTTCTGCCGCCGGAGGCGGTCGAACCGATCCGCTCGAACGGCCGGATCCATTGGCGGGTCGCCGACCACTGTGTCGAGGTCGACGCGGCCACGTGGATGGCCGGCCGGCTGCATCGAGGCGGGCTCGACTGGTCGGCGCAGCCATCGGGCTTCCGGCTCGAGGACGTCCACGCCAGTGCCGTCGAGATTGCCCGCCGCTTTCTCGGCCAAGCGGGCAGCGACCCGGCCGCGGCCGACCTCGGTGGCGCCACGGACAACGACCTGCTGCGCCGGCTCAACGTCGTCGACGGTGACGGCCGGCTGACCAACGCCGGCGCGCTACTCTTCGTCACGACGGGCGCTCCGGCGCTCGACTACATGCGACGCGACCACCCCGGCGGCGACAGCACGATCCGCGTGCGCAGGGACGGGTCACTGCTCTCCCAGCTGGCCGAGGTCGAAACAGCAGCTGCGGCGGCGAACGCAGTCGTACAGATCTCCGAGGGGCTCGTCCGCGGCCAGGTCCGCAGACTGCCGCAGTCCGCCGTCCGCGAGGCGATCGTGAACGGGGTGATCCACCGCGACTGGTCCACGGACGCGCCGGTCGTGATCGAGCATGTCGGCGACACGCTCACGGTCACCTCGCCCGGCGGCTTCATCGCCGGCATCACACCGCAGAACATCATCACCCACCCGTCCGCGCCCAGGTATCGAGCGTTGGCTGAGGCTGCCGCATCGCTCCGGCTGGCGGAGCGCGAGGGCATCGGCGTCGATCGGATGGTCGCGGCCATGCTTGCCCTGGGGCACGAGCGGCCGGACATCTCCGAGTTGCCCGGTCCATACGTCCGGACGGTTCTCTTGGGCGGTCCGCCTGACGCATCCTGGATCGAACTCCTGGCCGACATCACACCGAAGACGCTGACACGTGACGTCGACCTCCTGTTGATGCTGGATCACCTGTGCCGCCATGGCTGGATCGATGCGGCGCGGGCTGCACCGGTGATCCAGCGCGGGGAAGCGGAGGCGCGGGCCGCCATCGGCAGGCTGTCCGAGGCGGTATTTCTCGAGGGCATCGTGACCGAAGTAGCAGGCGTGCCGACCGGCGAGCCGACGGCCTGGCGGCTGTCCGACCATGTACTCGTGTGGATGGACTACCGGCTGGGCTATCGCCATGGCGAGGCGCGACAGCGCATGATCCTGGAGTGGGCGCGTGCCCGCGGACGAGTCTCGTCGACCGAGGTCTCCGATCTCGCCGGCGTAGCGCAGAACTCGGCGGGGAAGTTGCTGACGGAGCTCGAGCGGCAGGGTCTCCTGGAGCCGAGCCGAGCGAACCGGAGCGGCCGGGGGTTCTTCTACCGTCCCGTGAGCACCTGA
- a CDS encoding CbiQ family ECF transporter T component: MTLLTGAYVPGASPVHRASAGLKLALLAVGCTALVFARTPVAVGVAAVAVTALYVLAGVGWRAAWGQLRPLRWLVVVLIVIQLIIADLPTAVTLTARLVLAVALAALVTLTTRTTDLMAALERGLQPFRRFGVDPARVSLLMSLALRSVAVVAGIAGRIREARWARGRERSVRAFAVPLVVGVLRHADAMGEALQARGLDD, from the coding sequence GTGACGCTGCTGACCGGCGCCTATGTGCCCGGGGCCTCGCCGGTGCACCGGGCGTCGGCGGGGCTGAAGCTGGCGTTGCTCGCGGTGGGCTGCACGGCCCTGGTGTTCGCCCGGACGCCGGTCGCGGTGGGTGTGGCGGCGGTGGCCGTCACCGCGCTGTACGTGCTGGCCGGGGTGGGGTGGCGGGCGGCGTGGGGGCAGCTGCGGCCGTTGCGCTGGCTGGTGGTCGTGCTGATCGTGATCCAGCTGATCATCGCCGACCTGCCGACCGCGGTGACGCTGACGGCGCGGCTGGTGCTCGCCGTCGCGCTGGCCGCCCTGGTCACGCTGACCACCCGGACGACGGACCTCATGGCGGCGCTGGAACGCGGGCTGCAGCCGTTCCGCCGCTTCGGCGTCGACCCGGCGCGGGTGTCGCTGCTGATGTCGCTGGCGCTGCGCAGCGTCGCGGTGGTCGCCGGGATCGCCGGGCGGATCCGCGAGGCCCGCTGGGCCCGGGGCCGCGAGCGCAGCGTCCGCGCGTTCGCCGTCCCCCTCGTCGTCGGCGTGCTGCGGCACGCCGACGCGATGGGAGAGGCCCTGCAGGCCCGCGGCCTCGACGACTGA